In one Lycium barbarum isolate Lr01 chromosome 7, ASM1917538v2, whole genome shotgun sequence genomic region, the following are encoded:
- the LOC132603588 gene encoding geranylgeranyl transferase type-2 subunit beta 1-like isoform X1 → MGELQVEKHVKYILAVEKRKDDFESVVMEHLRLNGAYWGLTTLDILGKLDAVDQDEVISWVMQCQHEDGGFGGNIGHDPHMLYTLSAIQVLALFDKLHVLDVDKVSSYIAGLQNEDGSFSGDMWGEVDTRFSYIAICSLALMRQLDKIDVGNAVKYIVSCKNVDGGFGCTPGAESHAGQIFCCVGALAITGSLHHVDKDLLGWWLCERQVKSGGLNGRPEKLPDVCYSWWVLSSLILIDRVHWIDKEKLAKFILDCQDKERGGISDRPDDAVDVFHTYFGVAGLSLLEYPGLKPIDPAYALPVSVVSKVILGK, encoded by the exons ATGGGAGAACTACAGGTGGAAAAGCATGTTAAGTACATTTTAGCAGTTGAAAAG AGGAAAGATGATTTTGAGTCTGTGGTGATGGAACATCTGAGGTTAAATGGGGCATACTGGGGATTGACAACACTTGATATTTTGGGGAAGCTTGATGCTGTGGATCAAGATGAAGTTATTTCATGGGTCATGCAGTGCCAACACGAAGATG GTGGATTTGGTGGTAACATTGGACACGATCCACATATGCTGTATACACTTAGTGCTATTCAAGTCTTGGCCCTATTTGATAAACTACATGTTCTTGACGTTGATAAAGTGTCAAGCT ATATTGCAGGCCTGCAAAATGAAGATGGATCCTTTTCTGGTGACATGTGGGGTGAAGTAGATACACG gtTTTCTTACATTGCAATCTGTTCTCTAGCATTGATGCGCCAGTTGGATAAAATTGATGTTGGAAACGCAGTGAAGTATATTGTAAGTTGCAAGAATGTGGATGGTGGATTTGGATGCACTCCTGGAGCAGAATCTCATGCTGGGCAAA TTTTCTGTTGTGTGGGAGCTCTGGCAATAACTGGTTCTCTGCATCATGTTGATAAGGACCTCCTTGGTTGGTGGTTATGCGAAAGACAAGTTAAATCTGGAGGTTTAAATGGGCGTCCTGAGAAGCTTCCCGAT GTCTGCTACTCTTGGTGGGTTCTTTCCAGCTTAATCTTGATTGACAGGGTGCACTGGATTGACAAGGAGAAGCTTGCAAAATTTATTTTGGACTGTCAG GATAAAGAGAGGGGTGGAATTTCGGATAGGCCTGATGACGCAGTTGACGTCTTCCACACTTACTTTGGAGTCGCTG GGCTTTCGCTTCTTGAATATCCAGGACTGAAACCTATAGATCCTGCTTATGCGTTGCCTGTTAGTGTCGTAAGCAAAGTTATCCTTGGGAAATAA
- the LOC132603588 gene encoding geranylgeranyl transferase type-2 subunit beta 1-like isoform X3, with amino-acid sequence MGELQVEKHVKYILAVEKRKDDFESVVMEHLRLNGAYWGLTTLDILGKLDAVDQDEVISWVMQCQHEDDIAGLQNEDGSFSGDMWGEVDTRFSYIAICSLALMRQLDKIDVGNAVKYIVSCKNVDGGFGCTPGAESHAGQIFCCVGALAITGSLHHVDKDLLGWWLCERQVKSGGLNGRPEKLPDVCYSWWVLSSLILIDRVHWIDKEKLAKFILDCQDKERGGISDRPDDAVDVFHTYFGVAGLSLLEYPGLKPIDPAYALPVSVVSKVILGK; translated from the exons ATGGGAGAACTACAGGTGGAAAAGCATGTTAAGTACATTTTAGCAGTTGAAAAG AGGAAAGATGATTTTGAGTCTGTGGTGATGGAACATCTGAGGTTAAATGGGGCATACTGGGGATTGACAACACTTGATATTTTGGGGAAGCTTGATGCTGTGGATCAAGATGAAGTTATTTCATGGGTCATGCAGTGCCAACACGAAGATG ATATTGCAGGCCTGCAAAATGAAGATGGATCCTTTTCTGGTGACATGTGGGGTGAAGTAGATACACG gtTTTCTTACATTGCAATCTGTTCTCTAGCATTGATGCGCCAGTTGGATAAAATTGATGTTGGAAACGCAGTGAAGTATATTGTAAGTTGCAAGAATGTGGATGGTGGATTTGGATGCACTCCTGGAGCAGAATCTCATGCTGGGCAAA TTTTCTGTTGTGTGGGAGCTCTGGCAATAACTGGTTCTCTGCATCATGTTGATAAGGACCTCCTTGGTTGGTGGTTATGCGAAAGACAAGTTAAATCTGGAGGTTTAAATGGGCGTCCTGAGAAGCTTCCCGAT GTCTGCTACTCTTGGTGGGTTCTTTCCAGCTTAATCTTGATTGACAGGGTGCACTGGATTGACAAGGAGAAGCTTGCAAAATTTATTTTGGACTGTCAG GATAAAGAGAGGGGTGGAATTTCGGATAGGCCTGATGACGCAGTTGACGTCTTCCACACTTACTTTGGAGTCGCTG GGCTTTCGCTTCTTGAATATCCAGGACTGAAACCTATAGATCCTGCTTATGCGTTGCCTGTTAGTGTCGTAAGCAAAGTTATCCTTGGGAAATAA
- the LOC132603588 gene encoding geranylgeranyl transferase type-2 subunit beta 1-like isoform X2: protein MGELQVEKHVKYILAVEKRKDDFESVVMEHLRLNGAYWGLTTLDILGKLDAVDQDEVISWVMQCQHEDGGFGGNIGHDPHMLYTLSAIQVLALFDKLHVLDVDKVSSCLQNEDGSFSGDMWGEVDTRFSYIAICSLALMRQLDKIDVGNAVKYIVSCKNVDGGFGCTPGAESHAGQIFCCVGALAITGSLHHVDKDLLGWWLCERQVKSGGLNGRPEKLPDVCYSWWVLSSLILIDRVHWIDKEKLAKFILDCQDKERGGISDRPDDAVDVFHTYFGVAGLSLLEYPGLKPIDPAYALPVSVVSKVILGK, encoded by the exons ATGGGAGAACTACAGGTGGAAAAGCATGTTAAGTACATTTTAGCAGTTGAAAAG AGGAAAGATGATTTTGAGTCTGTGGTGATGGAACATCTGAGGTTAAATGGGGCATACTGGGGATTGACAACACTTGATATTTTGGGGAAGCTTGATGCTGTGGATCAAGATGAAGTTATTTCATGGGTCATGCAGTGCCAACACGAAGATG GTGGATTTGGTGGTAACATTGGACACGATCCACATATGCTGTATACACTTAGTGCTATTCAAGTCTTGGCCCTATTTGATAAACTACATGTTCTTGACGTTGATAAAGTGTCAAGCT GCCTGCAAAATGAAGATGGATCCTTTTCTGGTGACATGTGGGGTGAAGTAGATACACG gtTTTCTTACATTGCAATCTGTTCTCTAGCATTGATGCGCCAGTTGGATAAAATTGATGTTGGAAACGCAGTGAAGTATATTGTAAGTTGCAAGAATGTGGATGGTGGATTTGGATGCACTCCTGGAGCAGAATCTCATGCTGGGCAAA TTTTCTGTTGTGTGGGAGCTCTGGCAATAACTGGTTCTCTGCATCATGTTGATAAGGACCTCCTTGGTTGGTGGTTATGCGAAAGACAAGTTAAATCTGGAGGTTTAAATGGGCGTCCTGAGAAGCTTCCCGAT GTCTGCTACTCTTGGTGGGTTCTTTCCAGCTTAATCTTGATTGACAGGGTGCACTGGATTGACAAGGAGAAGCTTGCAAAATTTATTTTGGACTGTCAG GATAAAGAGAGGGGTGGAATTTCGGATAGGCCTGATGACGCAGTTGACGTCTTCCACACTTACTTTGGAGTCGCTG GGCTTTCGCTTCTTGAATATCCAGGACTGAAACCTATAGATCCTGCTTATGCGTTGCCTGTTAGTGTCGTAAGCAAAGTTATCCTTGGGAAATAA
- the LOC132603588 gene encoding geranylgeranyl transferase type-2 subunit beta 1-like isoform X4 codes for MGELQVEKHVKYILAVEKRKDDFESVVMEHLRLNGAYWGLTTLDILGKLDAVDQDEVISWVMQCQHEDGLQNEDGSFSGDMWGEVDTRFSYIAICSLALMRQLDKIDVGNAVKYIVSCKNVDGGFGCTPGAESHAGQIFCCVGALAITGSLHHVDKDLLGWWLCERQVKSGGLNGRPEKLPDVCYSWWVLSSLILIDRVHWIDKEKLAKFILDCQDKERGGISDRPDDAVDVFHTYFGVAGLSLLEYPGLKPIDPAYALPVSVVSKVILGK; via the exons ATGGGAGAACTACAGGTGGAAAAGCATGTTAAGTACATTTTAGCAGTTGAAAAG AGGAAAGATGATTTTGAGTCTGTGGTGATGGAACATCTGAGGTTAAATGGGGCATACTGGGGATTGACAACACTTGATATTTTGGGGAAGCTTGATGCTGTGGATCAAGATGAAGTTATTTCATGGGTCATGCAGTGCCAACACGAAGATG GCCTGCAAAATGAAGATGGATCCTTTTCTGGTGACATGTGGGGTGAAGTAGATACACG gtTTTCTTACATTGCAATCTGTTCTCTAGCATTGATGCGCCAGTTGGATAAAATTGATGTTGGAAACGCAGTGAAGTATATTGTAAGTTGCAAGAATGTGGATGGTGGATTTGGATGCACTCCTGGAGCAGAATCTCATGCTGGGCAAA TTTTCTGTTGTGTGGGAGCTCTGGCAATAACTGGTTCTCTGCATCATGTTGATAAGGACCTCCTTGGTTGGTGGTTATGCGAAAGACAAGTTAAATCTGGAGGTTTAAATGGGCGTCCTGAGAAGCTTCCCGAT GTCTGCTACTCTTGGTGGGTTCTTTCCAGCTTAATCTTGATTGACAGGGTGCACTGGATTGACAAGGAGAAGCTTGCAAAATTTATTTTGGACTGTCAG GATAAAGAGAGGGGTGGAATTTCGGATAGGCCTGATGACGCAGTTGACGTCTTCCACACTTACTTTGGAGTCGCTG GGCTTTCGCTTCTTGAATATCCAGGACTGAAACCTATAGATCCTGCTTATGCGTTGCCTGTTAGTGTCGTAAGCAAAGTTATCCTTGGGAAATAA